The region aaggtgGCCCCAACCTTCATTCATTGTTAACCTACCTTATGACACAGAATAAGTTATACACAGGTTAATAGTACAAGTATTTAtgataaacaataaactttttcattttcatttttttttttatgaaacaaccGGCGTACACCCGTGCGTGACATAGCGGAGGCTTACAGTGGCTGTATAATGAACGGACACCTGCGGAACTTTCACGTacatcgttattttttttaccggtgtgtgcaggtttcctcacgatcccttcgccgtaaagctcgaggtaaatttcaaaagtaatttaatttcgtGATATATAAACCTCCTTACTAGTGCTGACCTAAATTATTGTCGATGCCTTTTTATGTCTACTGTCAAGTTGTCATATGTATCTTTCTCAATATCGTATGTCGGATTCAAGCTAATTAAAACCAAATATCTATTGGTTTGTCTTTTACTATGCTACAATTTAATTAGCTTAAAATATGCCCGACTCAGATACGAAACTCTGCCCCAATATGGCAAGGTACTTACGACCCGAGAAGTTTGATGTGGATCCCACCGCGACTGAAGCGGACCTAAAGTGGACCCATTGGAAATACACCTTTAACAATTTCATACTCGAAGAGATCCCTGACGGTACCGATTCTTTGAAGCTTAAACTTTTAATGAATCATTTGTCAGCACACATCTTTCCACACGTTCGTGATTCTTCCACCTATGACGATGCCCTGAAAGTACTCGATAAAATGTACCTCAAGCCAAAAAACATAATACTGGCTCGCCACTTACTGGCTACGCGTAAGCAGAAGTCTGACGAATCTATTTCCGATTACGGGAGATCACTTAAACTCCTGGCCCATGATTGTAACTTCGAAGCTGTCACTGCTACAACGCATGAAGATGAAGCTATAAGAGGTGCTTTTATTTCGGGAATAATGTCACTAAGAATCCGGGAAAGATTGCTTCAAGAACGTTCTCTCACTTTAGATCAAGCTCTCGATCAAGCTCTCACCTTAGAGACAGCAGAAAGAGACTCCCGGGCAATGACCAGCGGGGCAAACGATGTAAACCTAAACGCCCTGCCAGGAGCATCGCTATCAAAACGCACAACTAGAAACTCCCAAAATCTCCGAAGAGCTTCGGAAGAGCCAACTAAATGGCGTTGTTTCTATTGCGGGGGAAATACGTCACACCGAAGACTAAAATGTCCGGCTTTCAACGCCCAGTGCCAGCTTTGCTCTAGAAAAGGTCATTTTGCTAATGTATGCAGATCTATAAATGCTACCAATAACGCCGTTGCCGCTGAAGAATCTGCTGTGGACTCTGATGATTCTGAAGTGGCTGCTAATGCCATCTCAGCTGCCTCTCCATCGTCCCTATCAAAAGCCACTATACCCGTAACTCTGAACAACTATCACGCCGACGCTTTAATCGATACGGGTAGTTCGGTAAGCTTTATAGATGAGAAAATAGCGCGACTAATGCAGCTGAAACAGAAGCCTCACAAGCAGACTATCACGCTAGCATCTCAAAATAACGTATCTTTCGTAAGAAGTGTTTGTTTTGCAACTGTCACCATGAACAAATACTCGCACAAACATCGACCACTTCTCGTCGTCAGCAATCTTTGTGCCGATGTTATCATAGGCCATGACATACTTAAAGAACACTCTAGTCTCCAATTCAACTTTGGCGGACCCAAAGAACCTCTAATCTGCAATGTGATGCAAGCTTCGGTGCCTCCCGCCTCCATATTCACTAACCTATCTCCAAACATTAAACCAATCGCCGTGAAATCCAGACATTATAGCGAGCAAGACGAAAAATTCATCACCAAAGAAATCTCAAAACTGTTGGAAGATGGTGTGATAGAACCAAGCGTCTCTCCCTGGCGTGCGCAGGTCTTGGTAGCAGGAGGAGGGGCACATCGGAAAAGACTCGTAATCGACTACTCCTTGACTATAAACAAGTTTACAGAATTGGACGCATACCCCTTACCTCATATCGAAACAATCGTGTCTAAAGTtgcaaaatataatgttttcagtCAGATAGACTTGAAGAGCGCGTACCATCAGGTGCCAATTAAAAATAGCGAGAAACCGTACACGGCATTTGAAGCTGCGGGAAAACTCTATCAATTCACGAGAATCCCCTTTGGGGTTACTAACGGAGTTGCAGCATTCCAGCGTACGCTCGAATTCattatagaaaaagaaaaattaaaagggaCATTTACTTACCTCGACGATGTCACTGTATGCGGAAAGGATAAAAGCGATCATGATCAGAATCTACTTAATTTTCAAGCTGCTGCAAAAAAGTATAACCTAACATTAAATgatcaaaaatgtaaattttgtcaGGATACCGTAAGTTTGCTGGGCTATACTATTAAGAATAACACGATCGAGCCGGACAAAGAACGACTCCAACCGCTCCTTCAGCTACCAGTACCAACCAACACTGCTGAACTGAAACGAGCTCTAGGGCTGTTTGCCCACTATGCGAAATGGGTGAAGGACTTTTCGAGTAAACTACAGCCTTTGACAAATGTAAGCAGCTTCCCGTTAACTGAAAGTGCTGTTGCCCAGTTTGAGCAATTAAAATCAGACATTAGTAAAGCTTCACTGGTAGCGATTGACGGAGATGAAATGCTGACCGTAGAAACTGACGCGTCAGAGTATGCGATAGCTGCTACACTTTCTCAAAAAGGTCGACCTGTCGCATTTTTCTCCAGGACACTATCGAATGCTGAACGTAAACACCCATCGGTCGAGAAAGAAGCATATGCCATTGTGGAAAGCCTAagaaaatggcgccattttctGATGGGGAaacattttatgttattaactGACCAACAATCTGTGTGTTATATGTTCAACCAAAACCActcaagcaaaattaaaaatgaaaaaatacaacgcTGGCGTCTCGAGCTCtcctgttttaaatatgatatcATCTATCGACCCGGCTCCCAAAATACTGCTGCAGATGCGCTATCTAGAGTTTGCGCACTAATGAATGATAACAAATTGTATGAGTTACATGCTCTACTATGTCACCCTGGTATAACGAGGATGTACCATTGGGTACGCTCAAAGAACCTACCTTACTCCATAGATGATATAAAGACTATGACGACCTCTTGTAGAGTGTGTGCTGAAATAAAACCCCGCTTCTTGGCGACAAAAGGACAGCTAATAAAAGCACTGGCCCCCTTTGAAAGGCTGAATATGGATTTTAAAGGACCCCTTCCTTCAAATTCGGGAAATAAGTATTTACTCACCATAATTGACGAGTACAGCCGATTCCCATGGGCTTATCCTTGTAAAGACATGACGTCTGCGACAATCATCAAATGTTTACGAGACCTTTTTAGTACATTTGGGCAACCGCTGTACGTCCATAGCGACAGAGGGAGCTCATTTATGTCTGAGGAACTGAAAACTTTTTTAAGAGCTAACGGAATTGCCTCTTCTCGAACTACTCCTTACAATCCACGGGGTAATGGCCAAGTAGAACGTTTAAATGGAACTTTATGGCGTGCAGTACAACTCAGTTTACGTTCCAACAACATGGCAGTAGAATACTGGGAACGAGTTTTGAAAAACGCCCTCCACTCTATCCGTTCGCTCATCTGCACGTCCATCAATGCTACTCCTCACGAGAGACTGTTTAATTACCCGCGGAGGTCGCCTAATGGAGAATCTATGCCTACATGGCTAGTGCCAGGACCAGTTCTCGTAAAGAACAATGTTCGCTCGAAAAACGATCCCTTAGTGGAGGAAGCTGAACTCTTGGACTATAACCCACACTATTCGATAATTCGAAGGTCGAATGGCACGGAGAGCACAGTGTCCAATAGACATTTAGCCCCACTTCCGAATGATTCTCGCTCTTCGATCGACCTTCAAGAAGAATCATTTGAAGATGCTTCCGATTCTTTGGTAAATCCGGATAGCCCTGTTTCAGATCAACCTCAACACCTAAGTCTTCCGACTAATGCAAATGAATCAAGACAAGAAACATCTGCCCTTGAAAGACCCAAGAGGAATCGACGGCTACCTTCTCGCCTACATGACTTTCTGGTAGGAGATGAAAACATAGACGGGGAGAATGATATATAAACCTCCTTACTAGTGCTGACCTAAATTATTGTCGATGCCTTTTTATGTCTACTGTCAAGTTGTCATATGTATCTTTCTCAATATCGTATGTCGGATTCAAGCTAATTAAAACCAAATATCTATTGGTTTGTCTTTTACTATGCTAcattcgcacataaatttcgaaaactcagagatgtGATCCTGGGCTCGAACCACGACcacctgcttgagaggcgataggtcaaactactaggccaccgcggctctTAATAAGTAGGAAATagtcatgatttttttatagtaatggCTTTCTAATAGGTTTCATATGTATTTCTCAGTGTCAGTCAAGACAATTCGGTTTCCTAACATAAGAAAGTATTCACTTTCTGTGTATTTAGTATGAGAAATTGTTTAGTATCTTTGTTAGGCTAACAACTTTACCTAGACAAAACAAAATCAAGGTAAGTACTTGGTAAGTACTGTATTGTACTGTTGGTCACCTCATCAAGACGTCATCATGTTTCACCTACTTTTCcactaagtacttacttacctaaaaAAGTCTCTTTCTTTATCCTTATCCTCCAGTGAATTTGCCTTGCGGGGTGGCGTAGTAGCTCTAAACCTATAATATTTCGGCATAATTAATcaaaaatttggtaaaaaaaaattaaccggaCGTATACACTTGTGCATGCCAAAATGATATTCCATCTCACGTGTGATTGCCAAAGTTaccaaaaatacgtttattgtttttattgtcaAGGAAATGTCTAAAAAGGTTATGTTCTTCGAGAAACAGTAGCAAGCACCCGTAGAAATTGTAGAATTTTTTAAACGAGAATGGTAAGATACTCTGTGGCTTTTTTAGGCAATAAGAAGGCAAGTCAAaaagtattagtacctatggtaagtatatattaaaaaaagtgctttcttcttttatttttacctccAAAGATTATGACGTAAATGTCACATCATTGTCATGAATACATGATTCGTGATAATATTATAGAAATAGTTAGATAAGTAGTGCTTAGTGATAATTTAGGTTTTAACTCTCAAATTGCTTATCTAAGCATGATGAATACCAATACCTTTCGTATCATGATGCTAATGTTCATTGCTGCTTTGGTGATGAACGTCATGAACTACTTCTTCTGCAGCCTGCATTCTTCACGCCGTCCGGCCCCAGCCAGGGTCATTGAGAACAAGTTTATCCAATATGAGTACGCCAGGTTATCATAAAACAAGTATTTGATGCATAGGTATTAGAATAGTCTAGCTTCAGACATCATAGACTCatacttttttcatttaaaactgGCGAGTAATTGACCCCTCCACCTATCCCACCCGATGGCTTACCATCACTTACAcagtgtagcgactcctagcacCATCTtgtgagcaaatatagaaactccaaatCCTACATCGCaccatcgaagtttctcaactcggccGCACAACTCTGCCTGGCGAGAGATCTCTATTGTAGCCTCTCGCCCCCCCCAAGTGGCATGAAATTTCAGTCAGACCCCTGAGCtcatgctgtttttttttcggagAGTGGCCGCTCAACAATAAACCTCATACTACGAGTAGCATCTGCTTATCCTGGAATTGACTCACAACATGCCATTGGAATAGCCTATTCACTTTAGAACACCTAGCCCTAAATTATAGCTATAAAAGTAGAATGTAGCCGATAGTAACGGTTTTCGATGATTCATTCAGAGCCGGCGTAGAGGAGCAAACAGAAAGTAAATTGCTGGACAAATTGATGGGAACTGGTGGACCCATAATCGTAATATCCTCGGTCTCCGAATATGACACCACCACGGACTCTCTAACCACCACATCGACATTTGGGACGACGGTGAGATTGGAATCATCCTGTGCGTATATGAATATGAACTCTTTAACAACTAAGTAGTGCCCTTTAATGGCGGTACAAACACGCCTgaggcacagaataactaacaGTACTACCGTACCTGAGGGTAGCTTTTACTCTGCAACTGATCCTACATAATATACAGCAAGGAGAACCACatacaagtacctacatataggTACGTAGGTGCCTACGCTAGATTTAGTCGCGAAGATAAAGCTCACCACGTTTCCTCTCTTATTCGTATGTCAGGCCTGCAGACcacaaattaattacttaaaaaatatttaggtatttcaTATTTTCAAGTGTACGAGTTATGTTCAGTCGGAAACTGTATCACGCACCAAAAGGAAACCTATTAAttatttggcagatgtatggattTATCACATTTGCTGCGAAAAGATTCCTACCTACAGAatacatattcatatttatgttCTTCACCTCTTACATTTTTCAGCCCAGATCGCCAACGACGTTAAGACTGGGTAATGCAGCTACTTCGAAGAATCCATTCTTTACAACATAATTTATGGGTTTCAAACACAATTTCTACAACCAAGCTTTCTGAAGAGTTTCCTGAAATATTAAATGTGTCTATTAGTAGGTACGTTATTGTTTCACGCTACCAACATTATTAGAAttgcgttattttattttatgacgtGATAAAATTGAGTAGATACCACTTAggtatctaggtaggtacctagtctACCTACTAACTAGGTAGTAAGGGactgttttataattattatcttgaAAAAGCCATTTGGTACCAACGATTTTGTCGTAAACGAACAAGAGAAagtgaaaaatttaaatagcTATCGTACCTATATTAAATTTCAAACATTACTCTTACAGTATTAACACtggtttatttttcatacatccCAAATGATAAGCTatacctaggtacagtcaacgtcataaataagtgatcatttctgtaccttatGTCGCTTTCAGACGTtatacaatttcgtatggcttttcaaacatgaagtgacataaggtgacaaggtacaaaagtgatcacttacttACGAACGTTGACTGTccctaaatttattaaaaatatttttgaccattGAAATGATTGTTTATGTtactaaagtaggtacttacttaataaagctctgtaaaattgttttttttttgctttttatttcaatacccAATCTCTGCACTTCAGATGACTttgaaaattatcaaaatataccTATCATTGAGCGTTCTTTCAAATGCATAAGTACTATCTAAACTTTGGGGGGAGctgtgggttggttcctgtttgcataactacgtccaaattatattttctttttattaaactttacaatttcattataaaGTCGGGAGGGAGAAAAATTAAAGTTGGAATAAGCCATAGGTACTACGTATCTAACTAGATCCTCGTTTGaccaatattttttatggtaggTACACCTAGAGCACTAAGAGGTAACGATCTCCTAAATGTGTGTGTAGTTAGGTATACACCCAAGGTACAAGGTGCGTTATTAAGCTAAGAGCTAGAATAAGATcttatagttttgttttttttttgcctaataaataaataaatgcccACCTACTCGTAAAGTGGCCCAGGCCCCAGAGTTGGTTGAGATGTCGTTGAGACGATAAAAACAAACTACTTAATCGGTATGTCGGTCTGAAATGCTGATTACTCTCACGGAGTGATTGTGCTACGAATAATTGTAAAATTCGCATCTGGAATTGCCTTTTACTATGTTATATGAGTAAGAGTACCTACAGAGTAAGTTACCTACCTTATTAGTCTTATTTgtctagtaggtacttagtagtagttggatctaggcgacaacaaaataaatgatactaaacatttataattatatagtataGTAAGTAAACAaccactgttgctattttaattttctctcattcgaagtgaaaagcagtgtaaaacaaaaaacacgagcattaataaataaataaataaattatcataggtccaaactaagcaattaagcaaagcttgtactatggataatgGACAACGGATAAAGATAGGTATTATGCTCTCGttttacaatctactattaattcaGACATGTTGTGTAACTTGCACCGGTAAAAATAGACTTCTTGTGCCTTCGGGAAAATAACTATATGTTATGTACATAATTTTTGGAGATTTAAATATAGCTTGAACAGTTCGGAATATGACGTTTCATAGTTTTGACATTTCGTTTGACAGATCTAA is a window of Choristoneura fumiferana chromosome 23, NRCan_CFum_1, whole genome shotgun sequence DNA encoding:
- the LOC141441375 gene encoding uncharacterized protein isoform X1, which translates into the protein MMNTNTFRIMMLMFIAALVMNVMNYFFCSLHSSRRPAPARVIENKFIQYEYARAGVEEQTESKLLDKLMGTGGPIIVISSVSEYDTTTDSLTTTSTFGTTPRSPTTLRLGNAATSKNPFFTT
- the LOC141441375 gene encoding uncharacterized protein isoform X2 is translated as MMNTNTFRIMMLMFIAALVMNVMNYFFCSLHSSRRPAPARVIENKFIQYEAGVEEQTESKLLDKLMGTGGPIIVISSVSEYDTTTDSLTTTSTFGTTPRSPTTLRLGNAATSKNPFFTT
- the LOC141441375 gene encoding uncharacterized protein isoform X3, whose amino-acid sequence is MMNTNTFRIMMLMFIAALVMNVMNYFFCSLHSSRRPAPARVIENKFIQYEYARAGVEEQTESKLLDKLMGTGGPIIVISSVSEYDTTTDSLTTTSTFGTTVRLESSSQIANDVKTG